A window of Ptychodera flava strain L36383 chromosome 1, AS_Pfla_20210202, whole genome shotgun sequence contains these coding sequences:
- the LOC139133082 gene encoding thymidylate synthase-like — protein sequence MSTGSVLHEKSGIEENIPVEHPKRLKLDQPADRHDEYQYLELIDHIIKHGNHKEDRTGTGTVSVFGAQCRYSLRDQFPLLTTKRVFWRAVVEELLWFIRGSTNAKELADKNVHIWDANGSREFLDNRGLQHREEGDLGPVYGFQWRHFGAEYKDMHADYSGQGVDQLAQVIEQIRSNPNDRRIIMTAWNPPDLPKMALPPCHAFMQFYVCNGELSCQLYQRSADMGLGVPFNIASYALLTYMIAHVTGLKPGDFVHTMGDAHVYSNHVEPLLVQIQRTPRPFPTLHIKRQVENIDDFKFEDFELTDYKPHPKIAMEMAV from the exons ATGTCAACTGGAAGTGTGCTGCATGAAAAGAGTGGAATAGAAGAGAATATTCCTGTTGAACACCCAAAAAGATTAAAATTGGATCAACCAGCTGATCGCCATGACGAATATCAATACCTGGAGTTGATAGATCACATTATCAAGCATGGAAATCACAAAGAAGACCGTACTGGTACGGGGACCGTGTCAGTGTTCGGTGCTCAGTGTAGATACAGTCTAAGGG ATCAGTTTCCTTTGCTGACAACAAAGCGGGTATTCTGGCGTGCAGTGGTAGAGGAGCTACTGTGGTTTATTAGAGGGTCTACCAATGCCAAGGAACTAGCTGACAAGAATGTCCATATATGGGATGCAAACGGGTCCAGGGAATTTCTTGACAATAGGGGGCTTCAACACAGAGAGGAAG GAGACTTGGGTCCAGTGTATGGTTTCCAATGGAGGCATTTTGGTGCTGAGTACAAAGACATGCATGCCGACTACAGCGGACAGGGTGTGGACCAGTTGGCCCAGGTGATAGAACAGATTAGAAGCAACCCAAATGACCGGCGAATTATCATGACAGCCTGGAACCCACCTG ACTTACCCAAGATGGCGCTACCACCATGCCATGCATTCATGCAGTTCTACGTGTGCAATGGAGAGTTGTCCTGTCAGCTGTACCAACGATCAGCAGACATG GGTCTTGGAGTTCCATTCAATATCGCCAGCTATGCGCTGTTGACATACATGATAGCGCATGTTACTGGTCTGAAACCAGGCGACTTTGTACACACTATGGGAGATGCCCATGTCTACTCCAATCACGTCGAACCATTGCTTGTACAG ATCCAGAGAACACCTCGTCCGTTTCCAACTCTTCACATCAAACGGCAAGTTGAGAATATCGATGACTTCAAATTTGAAGATTTTGAACTGACAGACTATAAACCTCACCCAAAGATCGCCATGGAAATGGCTGTTTAA